The following proteins are co-located in the Gloeocapsa sp. PCC 7428 genome:
- a CDS encoding aldo/keto reductase produces MREESGTPQKYSHIWQRRQFLLRASIIGAGGAIASLIWQKHNTSAATQSQIANTREDFGTIPRRMLGRTGVEVSALSLGGAHLGNIKDDQVAVRIVQEAIDAGVNFLDNAWEYGKGRCEELMGQALQGGRRDKAFLMTKVCTHGRDARVAMQQLEQSLQRLKTDYIDLWQIHEVIYDNDPELHFAQGGVIEALEQAKQQGKVRFIGFTGHKDPAIHLKMLAYKYPFDTCQLPLNCFDASFRSFEQQVLPELNRQQIAAIGMKSLGGDGNALKKGIVTVEEALRYAMSLPVASTVSGIDSLAVLYQNLRIAGNFQPMSTQEMQAVRNRYASYAADGRFELYKTSKKYDGRPGREQHGFPLSQQLKL; encoded by the coding sequence ATGAGAGAAGAATCAGGAACACCACAAAAGTACTCGCACATTTGGCAGCGACGGCAATTTTTACTGCGCGCTAGTATTATTGGCGCTGGAGGTGCGATCGCCAGTTTGATTTGGCAAAAACACAACACCTCAGCAGCAACACAAAGCCAAATAGCTAATACTCGCGAAGATTTTGGGACAATCCCGCGACGGATGCTAGGTAGAACAGGCGTAGAAGTGTCGGCTTTATCGCTCGGAGGCGCACACCTCGGTAACATCAAAGATGACCAAGTTGCGGTGCGGATTGTTCAAGAAGCAATTGACGCGGGTGTGAATTTTTTGGATAACGCTTGGGAGTATGGTAAGGGGCGCTGCGAAGAATTAATGGGTCAAGCGCTGCAAGGCGGAAGACGTGACAAAGCATTTTTGATGACAAAAGTTTGTACGCACGGACGCGATGCGCGTGTAGCAATGCAGCAGTTGGAACAATCTTTACAACGGTTAAAAACCGATTACATCGATCTGTGGCAAATTCATGAAGTGATTTACGACAACGACCCTGAACTACATTTTGCCCAAGGTGGTGTGATTGAAGCGCTAGAACAAGCCAAACAACAGGGAAAGGTTCGATTCATTGGCTTTACAGGTCATAAAGATCCTGCAATTCATCTCAAGATGCTGGCGTACAAATACCCCTTTGATACTTGCCAGCTACCCTTAAATTGTTTTGATGCTAGCTTTCGCAGTTTTGAGCAACAAGTGCTACCAGAACTTAACCGCCAGCAAATCGCAGCGATTGGGATGAAAAGTTTGGGAGGTGATGGCAACGCATTGAAAAAAGGAATCGTTACAGTAGAAGAAGCACTCCGTTACGCTATGAGTCTCCCTGTAGCGAGTACGGTTAGCGGTATTGATTCTTTGGCGGTGCTGTACCAGAACCTACGTATTGCTGGAAACTTTCAGCCGATGAGTACACAAGAAATGCAAGCTGTACGCAATCGATATGCTAGCTACGCCGCAGATGGACGCTTTGAACTGTACAAAACATCAAAAAAATACGACGGGAGACCAGGTAGAGAACAGCACGGCTTTCCGCTATCACAGCAGTTGAAACTTTAG
- a CDS encoding class I SAM-dependent methyltransferase has product MPRFSTFDRRNYRTVAAREGYAQWAATYEDTVKRDMDLWLLDQIQSVKWSAVDRCADLGCGTGRTAAWLASHGVRKIDGVDATSEMLDQARKRDVFASLRVADVCMTGLPAASYDLIMTCLVDEHLAELTPLYAEAARIARRDAAYVLVGFHPFFIMATGMPTHFQGANGEPVAIETHIHLLSDHVQAAIAAGWQLVELREQVIDNRWIETKPSWSPYQDVPISFAWVWRRCEI; this is encoded by the coding sequence ATGCCGCGTTTCTCTACATTTGATCGACGCAACTACCGAACTGTGGCAGCGCGTGAAGGCTACGCTCAATGGGCAGCGACCTACGAGGATACGGTAAAACGTGACATGGATCTGTGGTTGCTCGACCAGATCCAAAGCGTCAAGTGGAGTGCCGTCGATCGTTGCGCGGATCTCGGCTGTGGAACAGGACGTACTGCTGCATGGCTGGCAAGCCATGGTGTACGGAAGATCGATGGTGTCGATGCCACGTCCGAGATGCTGGATCAAGCTCGAAAGCGAGATGTGTTTGCGTCCCTGCGCGTGGCAGATGTTTGCATGACTGGACTGCCAGCAGCTAGTTACGATTTGATCATGACATGCCTCGTTGACGAACATCTTGCTGAGCTTACACCGTTGTATGCAGAAGCAGCGCGGATTGCTCGGCGTGATGCGGCGTATGTGCTTGTTGGATTTCATCCATTTTTCATCATGGCGACAGGAATGCCGACGCACTTTCAAGGAGCAAATGGAGAGCCAGTCGCAATCGAGACGCACATCCATCTGTTGTCCGACCATGTGCAGGCAGCGATCGCGGCAGGCTGGCAACTGGTCGAATTGCGCGAACAGGTCATCGATAATCGTTGGATAGAGACGAAACCGAGTTGGTCGCCCTATCAGGATGTGCCTATCAGTTTCGCGTGGGTGTGGCGGCGGTGTGAGATTTGA
- a CDS encoding DUF29 domain-containing protein — protein MSEKYLEDFSSWINQTAQLLRERRWHEIDVPNLIEEVEDLGKSERRGIASQLTRLLLHLLKWQYQPQRRSDSWLDSITDARTQIELAIEDSPSLRSYPVEQLEESYQRARRQAAKQTAIEISVFPETCPYPLEMVLSEDWLPES, from the coding sequence ATGAGCGAGAAATATTTAGAGGATTTTAGTTCGTGGATTAACCAAACAGCCCAACTGTTACGGGAACGTCGTTGGCATGAAATCGATGTGCCGAATTTAATTGAAGAGGTTGAAGACTTGGGCAAAAGCGAACGACGGGGAATAGCCAGTCAGCTAACTCGTCTTTTACTGCATCTCCTCAAGTGGCAGTATCAACCTCAACGCCGCTCGGATAGCTGGCTTGACTCCATCACTGATGCGCGGACTCAGATTGAATTGGCAATTGAAGATAGTCCTAGCTTGAGGAGTTATCCGGTAGAGCAACTTGAAGAGAGTTATCAACGCGCGCGTCGTCAAGCTGCTAAACAAACGGCTATAGAAATTTCGGTGTTCCCAGAGACGTGTCCATACCCTCTAGAAATGGTCTTGTCAGAAGACTGGCTACCGGAGAGCTAA
- a CDS encoding Rieske 2Fe-2S domain-containing protein, translating into MTTQDAVVAKVKDLQNGEMKQVSVGDTDVLLARVNDQFHAIGAYCTHYQAPLAEGVLSGDRVICPWHNACFSLVTGDLQEPPGLDAQPCYAVQIDGEDVIVSVPDSAS; encoded by the coding sequence ATGACTACCCAAGATGCTGTTGTTGCTAAAGTTAAGGATTTGCAAAATGGCGAGATGAAGCAAGTTTCGGTGGGAGACACTGATGTATTATTAGCGCGGGTCAACGATCAGTTTCATGCAATTGGGGCTTATTGTACGCACTATCAAGCACCGCTAGCTGAGGGAGTTTTGAGTGGCGATCGCGTGATTTGTCCTTGGCATAATGCTTGCTTTAGCCTTGTGACCGGAGATTTACAAGAACCGCCAGGGTTAGATGCGCAACCTTGTTACGCGGTACAAATTGACGGTGAAGATGTCATTGTAAGTGTTCCTGATTCTGCATCATAG
- a CDS encoding tyrosine-type recombinase/integrase → MSGVHQLLIRLLYGTDLRLSEGLNLCVKDIDLTQDSITVRDTKEMKFE, encoded by the coding sequence ATGTCGGGAGTACACCAACTGTTAATTAGGTTACTTTACGGTACTGATTTGCGTTTGAGTGAAGGTTTAAATTTGTGCGTTAAAGATATTGATCTTACTCAAGATTCAATTACAGTGCGCGATACAAAGGAAATGAAATTTGAGTGA
- a CDS encoding class I fructose-bisphosphate aldolase, translating into MTATLSAPETIESWLGEEAEDLLTHKAKVSKDLLHLPGPDFVDRIFTISDRSPQVLRSLQQLYSYGRLANTGYLSILPVDQGIEHSAGASFAPNPIYFDPDNIIKLAIESGCNAVATTLGVLGSVSRKYAHRIPFIAKINHNELLTYPNQFDQVMFASVEQAWNLGAVAVGATIYFGSEQSTRQIQEVSQAFARAHELGMATILWCYLRNNAFKQDKDYHISADLTGQANHLGVTIEADIVKQKLPENNHGYTAVAQATGKSYGKTNDRIYTDLVTDHPIDLTRYQVLNSYCGRAGLINSGGASGKNDFAEAIRTAVINKRAGGSGLISGRKTFQRPFEDGVKLFHAIQDIYLSSEVTIA; encoded by the coding sequence ATGACAGCAACACTTTCTGCACCAGAAACAATTGAATCTTGGTTAGGTGAAGAAGCTGAAGATTTGCTTACTCATAAAGCCAAAGTGTCAAAAGATTTATTGCACTTACCAGGACCCGATTTTGTCGATCGCATTTTTACGATTAGCGATCGCTCACCGCAAGTTCTACGCAGTTTGCAACAGCTTTACTCCTACGGTCGCTTAGCAAACACGGGCTATCTTTCTATCTTGCCTGTAGACCAGGGAATCGAGCATTCCGCAGGGGCTTCGTTTGCACCTAACCCGATTTATTTCGATCCAGATAACATTATTAAATTAGCGATCGAGTCAGGCTGTAACGCCGTTGCAACAACGTTGGGAGTTTTAGGCAGTGTTTCGCGCAAATACGCGCATAGAATTCCTTTTATCGCCAAAATCAACCACAACGAACTACTGACGTATCCGAACCAATTCGATCAAGTGATGTTTGCATCGGTTGAACAAGCTTGGAATTTGGGTGCTGTTGCAGTTGGCGCGACAATTTATTTTGGTTCAGAACAATCAACGCGGCAAATTCAGGAAGTCAGTCAAGCTTTTGCCCGCGCCCACGAACTTGGTATGGCGACAATTCTGTGGTGCTATCTGCGCAATAATGCGTTTAAGCAAGACAAAGACTATCACATCTCAGCCGACCTCACGGGTCAAGCGAATCACTTGGGCGTGACGATTGAAGCTGATATTGTTAAACAGAAACTGCCAGAAAATAATCATGGCTATACCGCAGTTGCCCAAGCAACAGGGAAAAGCTACGGTAAAACGAACGATCGCATCTATACTGATTTAGTCACGGATCATCCGATTGACTTGACCCGTTATCAAGTCTTAAATTCCTACTGCGGACGTGCGGGGTTGATTAATTCGGGTGGCGCTTCGGGTAAAAATGACTTTGCTGAAGCAATTCGTACCGCAGTGATTAACAAACGTGCTGGTGGTTCTGGCTTGATTTCTGGTCGTAAGACTTTTCAGCGTCCTTTTGAAGATGGAGTGAAACTGTTTCACGCAATTCAGGATATTTATTTGTCGTCGGAAGTGACAATCGCTTAA